Within the Streptomyces sp. YIM 121038 genome, the region GCTCGCGGACCCTTGAGGACAGAAGTTGTCCGCAAGGGTCCGTAGCGTATGAGGTGTCGGAAAGCCCGGCGAGCACCCTTCGGGAGAGGCGGACCCCATGCCCACTCACGTCAACGCGGAAGCCCACGGCGACGAGCGCGGCGCACTCCTGGCCTTCGTCGAGGCCCAGCGCGGCGGTCTGCGCCGCTCGGTGCTCGGCCTGGACGACACGCAGGCGGCCAGCCGCCCGAGCGCCAGTGAGCTGACCCTCGGAGGCCTGGTCAAGCACGTCGCCGAGACCGAGCTGAACTGGCTGCGCATGGCCCAGCAGAAGCCCAACGAGCGCCAGCGGACCCAGGAGACCTGGGGCGAGAGCTTCCGGCTCGTCGAGGGCGAGACGCTGGCCGGCACCCTCGCCTTCTGGGCCGAAGTGGCCGCGGAGACCGAGGAGTTCATCCGGTCCGTGCCGAGCCTGAACGACACCTTCCCGCTGCCCGAGGCGCCGTGGTTCCCCGAGGACGGCGCGGTGTCGATGCGCTGGCTGCTGCTGCACCTCGTCGAGGAGATCGGCCGTCACGCGGGCCACGCGGACATCATCCGCGAGAGCCTGGACGGCAAGACCGCCTTCGAGCTGGTGGCGCTGGAGTCGGGCCAGTCCTGGGGCTGAGACGTCATGGGCCTCTCGGGCCGTACCCTAGTCAAAGTTGATGACTGCAAGCCGAAGGGTGCGGTGAATGTCGGCGATCCGGATGCTCGTCCTCGGGGCGGTCCGCCAGCACGGACGGGCGCACGGCTACCAGGTGCGCAACGACCTGGAGTACTGGGGTGCCCACGAGTGGTCCAACGCCAAGCCCGGGTCGATCTACCACGCGCTGCGGCAGCTGACCAAGCAGGGACTGCTGCACGAGCACGAGACCGCGCCGTCCACGGCGGGCGGCCCGCCCCGCACCGAGTACGAGATCACGGAGAAGGGCACCGAGGAGTTCCTGGCCCTTCTCCGCGAGGCTCTGACCGCCGTCGCGCACGACCAGAAGTCCGACGTGCTCTCGGCGGCCGTCGGCTTCATGGTCTTCCTGCCGCGCGAGGAGGTCGTCTCGCTCCTCAAGGAGCGGGTGCGCGCCATCGAGGACTGGCGCCACGGCGTCACGGAGTACTACACGCCCGAGGACGGCCCCGGGCAGCTCGGCCACATCGGCGAGATCATGAACCTCTGGGTCCACTCGGCCGACGCGGGCGCGGAGTGGACCAAGGGCCTCATCGAGCGGATCGAGAACGGCGCGTACGCCTTCGCGGGCGAGGGCGAGCCGTTCGTCGGAGTGCTCGCGGAGGGTGAGGAGAACCCGTTCGCGACGGGGGAGAAGCACCCCGGAGACCGCCGCTAGCGGGAGCGGCCTGGAGTGGCCCGGAGCGGCCCGGACTGAACCGCAGCGGCCCGCAGCGGCCTGTACCGGCCCGTAATGCCCTCCCTCTCGACCGAGTAATCAAGTTTGACTAAACCGACTCCAGGGGGGTAGTTTCCTCTGCCTCGACCTAGTCAAACTTGACTAGGTCGAGCGAGCTGAGCCCGGAAGGAGTCGGATGACGGACGCGATCGTCCTGGACGGCGTACGGAAGCGGTACGGCGAGAAGCGGGCCCTGGACGGGCTCGACCTGGTGGCGGGGCGCGGCACGGTGCACGGCGTGCTCGGCCCCAACGGCGCGGGCAAGACCACGGCGGTGCGCATCATGTCCACGCTGCTCACGGCCGACGAGGGCCGCGTGGAGATCGCCGGGTGCGACGCGCGGCGCGAGGCCGGGGAGGTGCGCCGCCGCATCGGCCTGCTCGGCCAGCACGCGGCGCTCGACGAGGAGCTGAGCGGCCGGCAGAACCTGGAGATGTTCGGGCGGCTCCACCACCTGGGGGTGCGGCGCGCGGGCGTGCGGGCCGACGAACTCCTCGTCCGCTTCGGCCTCGACGGCACGGGCGGCAAGGCGGTCAAGCGGTACAGCGGCGGCATGCGGCGCCGCCTCGACCTCGCGGCGTCGCTGATCACCGAGCCGGAGGTGCTGTTCCTCGACGAGCCGACGACGGGCCTGGACCCGCGCGGCCGCGCGGAGGTCTGGGACGCGGTGCGCTCCCTGGTGGGCGGCGGCACGACGGTGCTCCTGACGACCCAGTACCTGGAGGAGGCCGACCAGCTCGCCGACCGCATCTCCCTGATCGACAGCGGCACGGTGATCGCCGAGGGCACGGCGGACGAGCTGAAGGCGCGCCTGGGCGGCGACCGCATCGACGTCGTCGTCCGCGACGGCGCCCAGCTGGTGCGCGCTGCCCGGCTGCTCCCCGGCGACCCGGGGGACGTCACGGTCGACGCCGACCGCCGCCTGGCCAGCGCGCCCGTCGCGGACCGCATGGAGGCCCTGACACGGGTCGTACGGGCGCTCCAGGAGGCGGGCATCGAGGCGGAGGACATCGCGGTGCGCAGGCCGACCCTGGACGAGGTGTTCCTGCGCCTGACGGGGCGCTCCGAGGCCGACGACCGCGCGAAGGAGACCGTATGAGCACGAGCACGAGCACGAGCACGAGCACGGGCGCGCGGCTGGGCGCGGGCACGGCCGTCGGCTGGGCCGTCGCCGACTCCTGGACCATGACCCGGCGCGAGCTCGCCCACTGGGCGCGCCAGCCCGTGCAGGTCGTCGTCGGGCTGGCCTTCCCGGTCATGCTGCTGCTGATG harbors:
- a CDS encoding ATP-binding cassette domain-containing protein; translated protein: MTDAIVLDGVRKRYGEKRALDGLDLVAGRGTVHGVLGPNGAGKTTAVRIMSTLLTADEGRVEIAGCDARREAGEVRRRIGLLGQHAALDEELSGRQNLEMFGRLHHLGVRRAGVRADELLVRFGLDGTGGKAVKRYSGGMRRRLDLAASLITEPEVLFLDEPTTGLDPRGRAEVWDAVRSLVGGGTTVLLTTQYLEEADQLADRISLIDSGTVIAEGTADELKARLGGDRIDVVVRDGAQLVRAARLLPGDPGDVTVDADRRLASAPVADRMEALTRVVRALQEAGIEAEDIAVRRPTLDEVFLRLTGRSEADDRAKETV
- a CDS encoding PadR family transcriptional regulator, which produces MSAIRMLVLGAVRQHGRAHGYQVRNDLEYWGAHEWSNAKPGSIYHALRQLTKQGLLHEHETAPSTAGGPPRTEYEITEKGTEEFLALLREALTAVAHDQKSDVLSAAVGFMVFLPREEVVSLLKERVRAIEDWRHGVTEYYTPEDGPGQLGHIGEIMNLWVHSADAGAEWTKGLIERIENGAYAFAGEGEPFVGVLAEGEENPFATGEKHPGDRR
- a CDS encoding DinB family protein: MPTHVNAEAHGDERGALLAFVEAQRGGLRRSVLGLDDTQAASRPSASELTLGGLVKHVAETELNWLRMAQQKPNERQRTQETWGESFRLVEGETLAGTLAFWAEVAAETEEFIRSVPSLNDTFPLPEAPWFPEDGAVSMRWLLLHLVEEIGRHAGHADIIRESLDGKTAFELVALESGQSWG